From Balaenoptera acutorostrata chromosome 8, mBalAcu1.1, whole genome shotgun sequence, the proteins below share one genomic window:
- the LOC103016922 gene encoding glycerol kinase-like has translation MAATKKAVLGQLVGAVDQGTSSTRFLVFNPKTAELVSHHQVEIKQELPKEGWVEQDPKEILQSVYECIEKTCEKLGQLNISNIKAIGISNQRETTVVWDKLTGEPLYNAVVWLDLRTQSTVESLSKSIPVNNNFVKTKTGLPLSTYFSAVKLRWLLANVRKVQKAVEEDRALFGTIDSWLIWSLTGGASGGVHCTDVTNASRTMLFNIHSLEWDKELCEFFEVPMKILPSVRSSSEIYGLMKAGALEGVPISGCLGDQSAALVGQLCFQDGQAKNTYGTGCFLLCNTGHKCIFSEHGLLTTVAYKLGRDKPVHYALEGSVAIAGAVVHWLRDNLGIIKTSEEIEKLAKEVGSSYGCYFVPAFSGLYAPYWEPSARGIICGLTQFTNKCHIAFASLEALCFQTREILDAMNRDCGIPLSHLQVDGGMTKNKILMQLQADILYIPVVKPLMPETTALGAAMAAGAAEGVGVWSLEPEDLSAVTMERFEPQINAKESEIRYSTWKKAVMKSMGWVSTQSSENGDPSIFSSLPLGFFIVSSMVMLIGARYLSGVP, from the coding sequence ATGGCAGCCACGAAGAAAGCAGTTTTGGGGCAGTTGGTGGGAGCAGTGGACCAGGGCACAAGCTCGACGCGCTTTTTGGTTTTCAATCCAAAAACAGCCGAACTAGTTAGTCATCATCAAGTGGAAATAAAACAAGAGCTTCCGAAAGAAGGATGGGTGGAACAAGACCCTAAGGAAATCCTGCAGTCCGTCTATGAGTGTATAGAAAAAACGTGTGAGAAACTTGGACAGCTCAATATTTCCAACATAAAAGCTATTGGTATCAGTAACCAGAGGGAGACCACTGTGGTCTGGGACAAGTTAACTGGAGAACCTCTCTACAATGCTGTGGTGTGGCTTGATCTAAGAACCCAATCTACCGTTGAGAGTCTTAGTAAAAGCATTCCAGTAAATAATAACTTTGTCAAGACCAAGACAGGCCTTCCACTTAGCACTTACTTCAGTGCAGTGAAACTTCGTTGGCTCCTTGCCAACGTGAGAAAAGTTCAAAAGGCAGTTGAAGAAGATAGAGCTCTTTTTGGGACCATTGATTCATGGCTTATTTGGAGCTTGACAGGAGGAGCCAGTGGAGGCGTCCATTGTACGGATGTAACAAATGCAAGCAGGACGATGCTTTTCAACATTCATTCTTTGGAATGGGATAAAGAGCTCTGTGAATTTTTTGAAGTTCCAATGAAAATTCTTCCAAGTGTCCGGAGTTCTTCTGAGATCTATGGCCTAATGAAAGCTGGGGCCTTGGAAGGTGTGCCAATATCTGGGTGTTTGGGGGACCAATCTGCTGCATTGGTGGGACAACTGTGCTTCCAGGATGGACAAGCCAAAAACACGTATGGAACAGGCTGTTTCTTACTATGTAATACAGGCCATAAGTGTATATTTTCTGAACATGGCCTTCTGACCACAGTGGCTTACAAACTCGGCAGAGACAAACCAGTACATTATGCATTAGAAGGTTCGGTAGCTATAGCCGGTGCTGTTGTTCACTGGCTGAGAGACAATCTTGGAATTATAAAGACCTCAGAGGAAATTGAAAAACTTGCTAAAGAAGTAGGTTCCTCTTATGGCTGCTATTTTGTCCCAGCCTTTTCAGGGCTATATGCACCTTATTGGGAGCCCAGTGCAAGAGGGATCATCTGTGGGCTCACCCAATTCACCAATAAATGCCATATTGCTTTTGCTTCATTAGAAGCTCTTTGTTTCCAAACCCGAGAGATTTTGGATGCCATGAATCGGGACTGTGGAATTCCACTCAGCCATTTGCAGGTAGACGGAGGAATGACCAAAAACAAAATTCTTATGCAGCTACAAGCAGACATTCTGTATATCCCAGTAGTGAAGCCCTTGATGCCTGAAACAACTGCCCTGGGAGCTGCCATGGCAGCAGGGGCTGCAGAAGGGGTTGGCGTTTGGAGTCTCGAGCCTGAGGATTTGTCAGCTGTCACGATGGAGCGGTTTGAACCTCAGATCAACGCCAAGGAAAGTGAAATTCGTTATTCTACATGGAAGAAAGCTGTGATGAAGTCCATGGGTTGGGTTAGCACTCAGTCTTCAGAAAACGGTGACCCTAGCATCTTCAGTAGTTTACCCTTGGGCTTTTTTATAGTGAGTAGCATGGTAATGTTAATCGGAGCAAGGTACCTCTCAGGTGTACCATAA